From a single Vigna unguiculata cultivar IT97K-499-35 unplaced genomic scaffold, ASM411807v1 contig_3, whole genome shotgun sequence genomic region:
- the LOC114171550 gene encoding uncharacterized protein LOC114171550: MAIHLYKTSTPSTRNGTVDSQVKSNPRNHLIYGQHRCGKGRNARGIITAGHRGGGHKRLYRQIDFRRNEKNIYGRIVTIEYDPNRNASICLIHYGDGEKKYILHPRGAIIGDTIVSGTEVPIKMGNALPLTDMPLGTAIHNIEITLGKGGQLARAAGAVAKLIAKEGKSATLKLPSGEVRLISKNCSATVGQVGNVGVNQKNLGRAGSKCWLGKRPIVRGVVMNPVDHPHGGGEGRAPIGRKKPATPWGFPALGRRSRKRKKYSDNLILRRRTK; encoded by the exons ATGGCGAtacatttatacaaaacttCTACCCCAAGCACACGCAATGGAACCGTAGACAGTCAAGTAAAATCCAATCCACGAAATCATTTGATCTATGGACAGCATCGTTGTGGTAAAGGTCGTAATGCCAGAGGAATAATTACCGCAGGGCATAGAGGGGGAGGTCATAAGCGTCTATACCGTCAAATTGATTTTCGACGgaatgaaaaaaacatatatggtaGAATCGTAACCATAGAATATGACCCTAATCGAAATGCATCCATTTGTCTCATACACTATGGGGATggtgagaaaaaatatattttacacccCAGAGGGGCTATAATTGGAGATACCATTGTTTCTGGTACAGAAGTTCCTATCAAAATGGGAAATGCCCTACCTTTGA CCGATATGCCCTTAGGCACGGCCATACATAACATAGAAATCACACTCGGAAAGGGTGGACAATTAGCTAGAGCAGCTGGTGCTGTAGCGAAACTAATTGCAAAAGAGGGGAAATCGGCCACATTAAAATTACCTTCTGGGGAGGTCCGTTTGATATCCAAAAACTGCTCGGCAACAGTTGGACAAGTGGGAAATGTTGGGGTAAACCAGAAAAATTTAGGTAGAGCCGGATCTAAATGTTGGCTAGGTAAACGTCCTATAGTAAGAGGAGTAGTTATGAACCCTGTAGACCATCCGCATGGGGGTGGTGAAGGGAGGGCCCCCATTGGTAGAAAAAAACCCGCAACTCCTTGGGGTTTTCCTGCACTTggaagaagaagtagaaaaaggaagaaatatagtGATAATTTGATTCTTCGTCGTCGTACTAAATAG